One window of Brachybacterium ginsengisoli genomic DNA carries:
- the argH gene encoding argininosuccinate lyase encodes MTQDPAASGTGALGQADPSAAQEKASLWGGRFGSGPAAALAALSVSTHFDWRLAQYDLRGSKAHANVLHAAGLLSDDELAGMQDALDRLAADVASGEFAAAPDDEDVHTALERGLIERAGPDLGGKLRAGRSRNDQIATLIRLFIRDQARAIGDQVLDLVDVLVARAREVHGAPMPGRTHLQHAQPLLLSHHLLAHAWPLLRDVERLRDLDVRADSSPYGSGALAGSSLGLDPQAVAAELGFSDSVWNSIDGTASRDLTAEFSFAMAMIGIDLSRLAEEVILWNTKEFSFITLDDSYSTGSSIMPQKKNPDIAELARGKAGRVVGDLVGLLTTLKALPLAYNRDLQEDKEPVFDQVDSLDLVLPAFTGMMATLVFHTDRMAELAPQGFSLATDIADHLVRQGVPFRSAHEISGACVKLAESQDKELWDLTDEELSSISEHLDGSVREVLSVEGSIASRDAKGGTAPVRVAEQGDAADAAISTLRGFTKDR; translated from the coding sequence ATGACCCAGGACCCCGCCGCCTCCGGCACGGGCGCGCTCGGTCAGGCCGATCCGTCGGCCGCCCAGGAGAAGGCCTCGCTGTGGGGCGGGCGCTTCGGCTCGGGCCCGGCGGCGGCGCTCGCCGCGCTGTCCGTCTCGACCCACTTCGACTGGCGCCTGGCGCAGTACGACCTCCGCGGCTCGAAGGCGCATGCGAACGTGCTGCACGCCGCCGGTCTGCTGAGCGATGACGAGCTGGCCGGGATGCAGGACGCGCTGGACCGCCTCGCGGCCGACGTCGCCTCCGGCGAGTTCGCCGCCGCGCCGGACGACGAGGACGTGCACACGGCTCTCGAGCGCGGGCTCATCGAGCGGGCCGGTCCCGACCTCGGCGGCAAGCTGCGGGCGGGTCGCTCCCGCAACGACCAGATCGCCACGCTGATCCGGCTGTTCATCCGGGATCAGGCGCGGGCGATCGGCGACCAGGTGCTGGACCTGGTCGACGTGCTCGTGGCCCGGGCGCGCGAGGTGCACGGCGCTCCGATGCCGGGTCGCACGCATCTCCAGCACGCCCAGCCCCTGCTGCTCAGCCACCACCTGCTGGCCCACGCGTGGCCGCTGCTGCGGGACGTGGAGCGGCTGCGGGACCTGGACGTGCGGGCGGACAGCTCGCCCTACGGCTCCGGGGCACTGGCCGGATCGAGCCTCGGGCTCGACCCGCAGGCGGTCGCCGCCGAGCTCGGCTTCTCCGACTCGGTGTGGAACTCGATCGACGGGACCGCATCGCGCGACCTGACCGCCGAGTTCTCCTTCGCGATGGCGATGATCGGCATCGATCTCTCGCGGCTCGCGGAGGAGGTCATCCTGTGGAACACGAAGGAGTTCTCCTTCATCACCCTGGACGACTCCTACTCCACCGGCTCCTCGATCATGCCGCAGAAGAAGAACCCGGACATCGCCGAGCTCGCCCGCGGCAAGGCGGGGCGCGTGGTCGGCGACCTGGTCGGCCTGCTCACCACGCTGAAGGCGCTGCCGCTCGCGTACAACCGCGATCTGCAGGAGGACAAGGAGCCGGTCTTCGACCAGGTCGACTCCCTGGACCTGGTGCTGCCGGCGTTCACCGGGATGATGGCCACGCTGGTGTTCCACACCGATCGCATGGCCGAACTGGCTCCGCAGGGGTTCTCCCTGGCCACGGATATTGCGGATCATCTGGTGCGCCAGGGCGTGCCCTTCCGCAGCGCCCATGAGATCTCCGGCGCCTGCGTGAAGCTCGCCGAGTCCCAGGACAAGGAGCTGTGGGATCTCACCGACGAGGAGCTGAGCTCGATCTCGGAGCACCTGGACGGCTCCGTCCGCGAGGTGCTGTCCGTCGAGGGCTCGATCGCCTCCCGCGATGCGAAGGGCGGCACGGCCCCTGTGCGGGTCGCCGAGCAGGGCGATGCGGCCGACGCCGCGATCTCGACGCTGCGCGGGTTCACGAAGGACCGCTGA
- the tyrS gene encoding tyrosine--tRNA ligase codes for MHSVLDELAWRGLVVQTTGREALGSALADGPISLYCGFDPTAASLHVGHLTQVLTMRRLQLAGHNPYALVGGATGLIGDPRMSGERVLNDAEIVATWVDSLRSQISRFLDLEGEHAVTMVNNLDWIGEMSALDFLRDMGKHFRMGTMLGKETVARRLQSDEGISYTEFSYQVLQGIDFLELHRRHGVSLQYGGNDQWGNLLAGVDLIHKTEGHDVHALTTPLVTKADGTKFGKSEGGAVWLDAELTSPYAFHQFWLNAADADVVNYLKYFTFRTQEEIAELEHETETASHQRAAQKALADELTTMVHGEQSTDQAKAAAAVLFGRGDVRELDEPTLLALARELPGAQVSSTTPLVEAFIDAGIAASKGAARRDAEGGGLSVNGEKVSGDDLQREVGELSPLPGGHLLLRRGRKNAAMVRIDA; via the coding sequence ATGCATTCCGTCCTGGACGAGCTCGCCTGGCGAGGACTCGTCGTGCAGACCACTGGGCGCGAGGCGCTCGGCAGCGCTCTGGCGGATGGACCGATCAGCCTGTATTGCGGCTTCGACCCGACCGCCGCCTCGCTCCACGTGGGCCACCTGACCCAGGTGCTCACCATGCGCCGGCTCCAGCTGGCGGGCCACAATCCCTACGCCCTGGTGGGCGGCGCGACCGGGCTGATCGGCGACCCCAGGATGTCGGGGGAGCGCGTGCTCAACGACGCCGAGATCGTCGCCACCTGGGTGGACAGCCTGCGCAGTCAGATCTCGCGCTTCCTCGACCTCGAGGGGGAGCACGCCGTGACGATGGTGAACAACCTCGACTGGATCGGTGAGATGAGCGCCCTGGACTTCCTGAGGGACATGGGCAAGCACTTCCGCATGGGCACCATGCTGGGCAAGGAGACGGTGGCCCGCCGCCTGCAGAGCGACGAGGGGATCAGCTACACAGAGTTCAGCTACCAGGTCCTCCAGGGGATCGACTTCCTCGAGCTGCATCGGCGCCATGGCGTCTCGCTCCAGTACGGGGGCAACGACCAGTGGGGCAACCTGCTCGCCGGCGTGGACCTGATCCACAAGACCGAGGGACATGACGTGCACGCGCTGACCACACCCCTGGTCACCAAGGCGGACGGCACCAAGTTCGGGAAGAGCGAGGGGGGCGCCGTCTGGCTGGATGCCGAGCTGACCAGTCCGTACGCCTTCCACCAGTTCTGGCTCAATGCGGCCGACGCCGATGTCGTCAACTACCTGAAGTACTTCACCTTCCGCACCCAGGAGGAGATCGCCGAGCTCGAGCACGAGACGGAGACCGCCTCCCACCAGCGGGCTGCGCAGAAGGCGCTGGCCGACGAGCTGACCACCATGGTCCACGGCGAGCAGTCCACGGACCAGGCGAAGGCTGCGGCCGCGGTGCTGTTCGGGCGGGGAGACGTGCGGGAGCTCGACGAGCCGACGCTGCTCGCCCTCGCGCGTGAGCTCCCGGGGGCGCAGGTCTCCTCGACCACGCCCCTCGTGGAGGCGTTCATCGACGCCGGCATTGCCGCCTCGAAGGGTGCGGCGCGGCGGGATGCCGAGGGCGGCGGCCTCTCCGTCAACGGGGAGAAGGTCTCCGGCGACGATCTGCAGCGGGAGGTCGGCGAGCTGTCTCCGCTCCCGGGCGGACATCTGCTGCTGCGCCGCGGCCGCAAGAACGCCGCCATGGTGCGGATCGACGCCTGA